A single window of Neospora caninum Liverpool complete genome, chromosome XII DNA harbors:
- a CDS encoding Phospholipid phospholipase C beta isoform,related yields the protein MDGGVERQASSSSSRASFLSAPLRFSKKHEASPHVEHPEAPAKMETDAAEGRETLLSRPPTASTGGSSEAVSPTHAKEKPRRLSSFGFPKKASPADDGDRSAALFAPPSAAREGGAVVSQRIKELLADVDTREALEKLAEGSFLLKWCKTNFKKPHERFFYVDANAMALKWKSPKKQESFTTSEIHGAAKATDRIIRGLAVFGIRSILSSLNFLGTYLADTAGGGGQKQEGNEKHHRRGGVANSRKQQQQQLPVGDVQRIIPGEDTDFGRNKADKTLSIEIVASGRVLHVACRDETEWKLWMKGLLLYHDMALGQLASEGASDFISVQWHTAEKDSGGKIEQRHLHCLLRKLNIQADSRYVEELFQKHDTENSGRLGFSEFREMLNELLIRPDVDYYFAVYKVPQEDFIDEQGYRRFLQEVQKATSEAEIEEELANFRSVDEAFRKPGPTGMLSALGFGSLLCSEANSLMAPHRLKVHQDMSLPLCNYWVKSSHNTYLCGDQVVGKSAVGQYIDVLLRGCRCVELDCWDGSDGEPSLFHGVGGYQLTSRIKFKDVIQACRDYGFQRSKFPIILSLEMHCSAKQRIRIAEILDEILQDQIYRCSSTSPQPSPEQLMCKFILKGKVPNERGEMVEEGDEEDLQLDELELEMAKSLDLLGDGRDVHSLEALSSSFLHALEGQGTSLSLPETPPSPVQALSQLSSLSLGNEALDGAPQSAPSGEGDASAPSLPAGREDMRAVSDPKANRLASPSSKGASGSCMRRNRNPFLRKSSSFTCASAARTESFDQRGVDAPRRISEEAEDDADAAAREDRDGPPAPVEWRRARTVDRLNEAESREEKRATASFGDAEADSAFVKTAKRSKGNTATPGAASADSKSERLKVYYRNIAMPGKKLRSFEQPRNPMDICSMPESRLLKLVKQSPLEFARFNQKYLTRVYPAGTRLSSSNFNPVIPWLFGAQVVALNLQSLGSATILNEGRFLDNGGSAGGYVLKPAMMRNPRHPFVPAFAEHSSGPETPVHFTLKILSAHQLPRPVAEAWKGPSTINKIKTRKNTDLSCPFVSVSVHGVKEDTKAFRTPTVMNNGFNPRWSSPEATFEFLVRAPSVALLMFKVQTADSVRSEFLAAACFPLDAIRQGVRWVPLFDRKFCRLRWTGLLVYCRVVPLERDDATNTWNPVIPFQDEGTPPPPGPMV from the exons ATGGACGGCGGcgtggagaggcaggcgtcttcgtcctcgtcgcgcgcttcctttctctctgcgccgcttcgcttctccaaaAAGcacgaggcgtctccgcacGTAGAGCATCCCGAAGCGCCGGCGAAgatggagacagacgcggcgGAGGGACGGGAGACACTGCTCTCCAGACCGCCCACAGCCTCAACTGGCGGATCCTCCGAGGCTGTGAGcccgacgcatgcaaaggagaagccgaggcggcTGTCCTCTTTCGGCTTTCCGAAAAAGGCGAGTCCCGCTGACGACGGGGACCGGTCGGCCGCTCTCTTTGCTCCCCCCTCTGCtgccagagaaggcggcgcagtAGTCAGCCAAAGAATCAAGGAACTCCTCGCAGACGTCGACACCCGAGAGGCGCTGGAAAAA CTCGCAGAAGGGTCTTTTTTGCTCAAGTGGTGCAAGACGAACTTCAAGAAGCCTCACGAGCGCTTCTTCTACGTCGACGCGAACGCGATGGCGCTCAAGTGGAAGTCGCCGAAGAAGCAAGAATCCTTCACGACCAGTGAGATTCACGGGGCAGCGAAGGCTACTGATCGGATAATTCGAGGTCTTGCTGTCTTTGGTATCAGGAGTATCCTTAGTTCTCTTAACTTCCTTGGTACCTATCTCGCAGACACTGCGGGGGGAGGCGggcagaaacaggaaggaaacgagaaacaccACAGACGCGGAGGCGTCGCGAACAGCCGcaagcagcagcagcagcagc TTCCTGTCGGAGACGTCCAGAGAATCATTCCAGGCGAAGACACGGACTTTGGACGA AATAAAGCGGACAAGACGCTCAGCATCGAAATTGTTGCCAGCGGGCGCGTTCTCCACGTCGCCTGTCGCGACGAGACg GAGTGGAAGTTGTGGATGAAAGGTCTGCTGCTCTACCACGACATGGCGCTTGGCCAACTCGCaagcgaaggcgcctccgACTTTATCTCGGTTCAGTGGCACACAGCTGAGAAGGATTCCGGTG gGAAAATCGAGCAGCGACATCTGCACTGCCTCCTCCGCAAGTTGAACATTCAAGCAGACAGCCGTTACGTCGAGGAGCTCTTCCAGAAACACGACACAGAAAATTCCGGGCGACTCGGGTTCTCAGAGTTTCGAGAA ATGCTCAACGAACTGCTTATCCGCCCTGACGTCGATTACTACTTCGCCGTGTATAAGGTCCCTCAAGAAGATTTTATAGACGAGCAAG GGTACAGACGGTTCCTGCAAGAAGTGCAGAAAGCCACTTCCGAGGCAGAGATCGAGGAGGAGCTTGCGAATTTTCGGAGTGTCGACGAGGCGTTTCGAAAACCT GGCCCCACCGGCATGCTCTCTGCTCTTGGGTTTGGGAGTCTCCTGTGCTCGGAAGCGAATTCCCTCATGGCGCCTCACAGACTGAAAGTTCATCAGGACATGAGTCTGCCGCTTTGCAACTACTGGGTGAAATCGTCGCACAACACGTACCTCTGCGGTGACCAG GTCGTGGGAAAGTCTGCCGTCGGGCAGTATATCGACGTGCTCTTGCGGGGCTGTCGCTGCGTGGAACTCGACTGCTGGGacggaagcgacggcgagccttctcttttccatGGCGTCGGAGGCTACCAGCTGACCAGTCGAATCAAATTCAAAGATGTCATCCAAGCGTGCAGAGACTACGGATTCCAG cGCTCAAAATTCCCGATTATTTTATCTCTGGAAATGCACTGCAGTGCGAAGCAGCGCATTCGCATCGCCGAGATTCTCGACGAAATTCTGCAGGATCAAATCTACCGCTGCT CTTCTACGAGTCCACAGCCTTCGCCGGAGCAGCTGATGTGCAAATTCATCCTTAAGGGAAAGGTGCCCAATGAGCGTGGGGAAATGgtggaggagggagacgaagaagacctCCAA CTGGACGAGTTGGAATTGGAGATGGCCAAGTCCTTGGATTTGCTTGGGGACGGCCGGGATGTGCATTCTTTGGAggctctttcctcgtcgtttttgcatgcgttggAGGGCCAGGGGACTTCCTTGTCGCTTCCGGAaacgccgccttcgccggttCAGGCTTTGTCTCAGCTTTCCTCACTGTCTCTGGGGAATGAGGCCTTGGACGGCGCCCCGCAGAGCGCGCcgagcggcgagggcgacgcttCCGCCCCGTCCCTTCCCGCGGGGCGGGAAGACATGCGAGCTGTGTCGGATCCGAAGGCGAatcgcctcgcgtctccctcgtccaaaggcgcgagcgggagTTGCATGCGTCGAAACCGGAATCCGTTTCTCCGGAAGAGTAGCAGCTTCACatgcgcctccgcggcgcgcACTGAGAGTTTCGACCAGCGCGGCGTGGACGCGCCGCGACGCATTTCTGAGGAGGctgaggacgacgcagatgccgccgcgcgagaagaccgcGACGGACCGCCCGCTCCCGTCgagtggagacgcgcgcgaacCGTGGATCGACTGAACGAGGCCGAGtctcgagaggaaaaacgcgcgacggcgtcgttcggagacgcagaggccgaCAGCGCCTTCGTGAAAACGGCCAAGCGAAGCAAAGGCAACACCGCCACCCCAGGCGCCGCATCGGCAGACAGCAAAAGCGAACGGCTCAAAGTC TACTACCGAAACATTGCGATGCCGGGAAAGAAGTTGAGGAGCTTCGAGCAGCCGAGAAACC CGATGGACATTTGCAGCATGCCTGAGTCTCGCCTCTTGAAGCTCGTGAAGCAGTCGCCACTCGAGTTTGCCAGGTTCAACCAAAAATACCTCACGCGCGTCTACCCCGCTG GCACGCGGCTATCAAGCAGCAATTTCAACCCGGTGATTCCGTGGCTGTTTGGAGCGCAAGTCGTGGCTCTGAATCTTCAGTCTCTCGGCAGTGCGACGATCCTCAACGAGGGGAG ATTCCTCGACAACGGCGGGTCTGCGGGGGGTTATGTGCTGAAGCCGGCGATGATGCGGAACCCGCGACACCCCTTCGTCCCTGCCTTCGCGGAACATTCTTCAGGTCCAGAGACGCCCGTGCACTTCACCCTCAAG ATTCTGTCAGCTCATCAACTCCCGCGACCTGTGGCGGAAGCCTGGAAAGGCCCGTCGACGATCAACAAAATCAAAACGCGCAAGAACACAGATCTCTCTTgccccttcgtctccgtctccgtccacgGTGTGAAAG AGGACACAAAGGCTTTCCGCACGCCTACGGTGATGAATAACGGATTCAATCCTCG GTGGTCATCTCCGGAAGCGACTTTCGAGTTTCTCGTTCGCGCCCCgtccgtcgctctcctcaTGTTCAAAGTGCAAACTGCGGACTCTGTCAGGAGCGAATTCCTCGCTGCTGCATGCTTTCCCCTCGACGCCATTCGCCAAGG AGTCCGCTGGGTGCCTTTATTTGACCGCAAATTTTGTCGACTTCGCTGGACTGGTCTTCTGGTCTATTGCCGGGTCGTTCCGCTCGAACGGGATGATGCAACCAATACCTGGAACC CTGTTATACCCTTCCAGGATGAGGGCACACCGCCTCCGCCAGGCCCCATGGTGTGA